The genomic window ATTAAAAGTGTTTGTTTTATCGTTGCTAGGAGACAAGCTGTTTACGATTAGTTACTGGGACCACAATGTGTTGGAGTTCACCAAGGAGGCATGtcatgctgttgttgttgtgtgtgtgtagtgtgtccatgtgtgtgtagtgtgtccatgtgtgtgtagtgtgtgtccgtgtgtgtgtagtgtgtccgtgtgtgtgtagtgtgtccatgtgtgtgtattgtgtccgtgtgtgtgtgtgtagtgtgtccgtgtgtgtgtgtgtagtgtgtccatatgtgtgtagtgtgtccatgtgtgtgtagtgtgtccatgtgtgtgtagtgtgtccatgtgtgtgtagtgtgtccgtgtgtgtgtgtgtccgtgtgtgtgtagtgtgtccgtgtgtgtgtagtgtgtgtccgtgtgtgtgtagtgtgtgtccatgtgtgtgtagtgtgtgttcgtgtgtagtgcagtgtgtgtgtgtagtgtagtgtgtgtgtgtagtgtagtgtgtgtgtgtgtgtgtagtgtgtccgtgtgtgtgtagtgtgtccatgtgtgtgtagtgtgtgtccgtgtgtgtgtagtgtgtgtccatgtgtgtgtaatgtgtgttcgtgtgtagtgtagtgtgtccgtgtgtgtgtagtgtgtgtgtgtgtagtgtgtccatgtgtgtgtagtgtgtccatgtgtgtgtagtgtgtccgtgtgtgtgtagtgtgtccatgtgtgtatagtgtgtgtagtgtagtgtgtccatgtgtgtgtagtgtgtccgtgtgtgtgtagtgtgtccatgtgtgtgtagtgtgtccatgtgtgtgtagtgtgtccatgtgtgtgtagtgtgtccatgtgtgtgtagtgtgtgtgtgtgtagtgtagtgtgtgtgtgtgtagtgtagtgtgtgtgtgtgtgtgtgtgtgtgtgtgtgtgtgtgtgtgtgtgtgtgtagtgtagtgtgtccatgtgtgtgtagtgtgtgtagtgtgtccatgtgtgtgtagtgtagtgtgtgtgtgtgtgtgtgtgtgtgtgtgtgtgtgtgtgtgtgtgtgtgtgtgtgtgtgtgtgtgtgtgtgtgtgtgtgtgtgtgtgtagtgtgtgtgtgtagtgtagtgtgtgtgtgtgtgtgtagtgtagtgtgtgtgtgtgtgtgtgtgtgtgtgtgtgtgtgtgtgtgtgtgtgtgtgtgtgtgtgtgtgttaccaCTAACTCCAGCTAGCTCCTAATTGTGTGTTACCATTAATGTGTAGTTACCACCCCCACCATTAATCCCAAGCTGGTTACCATTAGTTACTGGGACCACAATGTGTTGGAATTCACCAAGGAGGTGTGTCATGCTGTTGTTGTCAACATTAACATCAAGGTGAGCTCTGATTGGTTCAATGTGTGATCATAACAACTAATCCATCCAATAGTTTGACAATCTACCAGAACCACCGCTACATAAGAGTAACACCATCTCTGTCCCAGCGGAATGTTGTCCCACAATTGAAGGATGTTGTATTAGTAACAGTTCTGATTGTAAGTCTGTGTGTACCTatctgtctgtatgtgtgtgtgtctgtttgtatgcatgtgtgtatttttGTTGTGTGCACGTAtaagtttgtatgtgtgtatgtctgtgtgtgatCGTATTTATTTGTGTATGTCTTGTCtgcagtgtgtgttgtgtgtatctgGTAATACAtacttgtatgtgtgtgtgtagtgtgtgtgtgtgtctgtctgtgtgtgtctgtgtgtagtgtagcatgcgtgcgtgtagtggtgtgtgtgcgtgtggtgtgtgcgtgtgtagtgtgtacatgtatctgtacacatgtgtatgtCAGTTCTTCATCAGtgtcacctgtgagacatgataCATCCTCTTGTTGGTTACTAGACCTACCTCAGGAGGATTAGCCTATTAGCCTGAGTAGTATACAAGTTACCTTGACAACTGGGTAGAGTGTCATGTGACTGTTGGTTGTGTATATAATAGTTCAGTCATCTTAAACCAGATTATCCTGTTGATCATATATAATGGTTTTTAGATGGATCTTGTGTCTTGTGTTCATGGCAGAGAAGCTAATCCTTTGGTTAGAAATTGTGTCATTGCTGATGCTAGTAATGTGGGTGTGCTTGTCGACAGCCATGCT from Dysidea avara chromosome 2, odDysAvar1.4, whole genome shotgun sequence includes these protein-coding regions:
- the LOC136247708 gene encoding uncharacterized protein isoform X1, whose product is MIYKNVILIGSDMDGDNLVTISYWDYNALEFTKEVCLAVVVNINIKFDSLPESPLHKSYTISIPEKCFPTIEGCYICNSSDFTTPTINPKLVTISYWDHNVLEFTKEVCHAVVVNINIKFDNLPEPPLHKSNTISVPAECCPTIEGCCISNSSDYGSCVLCSWQRS